Proteins encoded together in one Impatiens glandulifera chromosome 1, dImpGla2.1, whole genome shotgun sequence window:
- the LOC124931522 gene encoding uncharacterized protein LOC124931522 produces the protein MAKEEEARRAKEEAEKRFVEKDYNGACTYALRAQILCPSLEGIKEMKATFDVYAASERKFKGETDFYAIFGLKPYAVMARLIGQFTEMYRLLNPYCNKTVGADGAFNLLSEAWNTLSNLSERTSYDIRRNTRGDSFWTKCTTCNVQYEYLLKYVNKKLSCKNCRGIFMAINKGIGPPDGSYPFFDCQHFPAPENCYANQRGTITNIPTTNRVAVSKSNRKSYSGSSVEVGDTNITIPLEAHPIGNGNKSTRSLHEPSKLCKPSRRKSFDDTGVETPSCNLSDMGPPVSIFDSEKLLINRALSELRKKLPEIRKADAEVAALKKNLANLPQKAAAAGKSVGEVVLSNKPSTAAISGTVGLQSVVRRRASMRMTVPISDFHNFDNDRAEQCFKAKQIWAIYDEEDAMPRLYCLIDQVISVSPFKVAISYMNSITDAEFGSVNWIESGFTKSCGKFRTSNIDVVEEGNIFSHVLSREKIKRGGCLRIYPRGGDIWAIYKNWSSEWNRETPSEVRHQYEMVEVMMDYDEEDGVCMSPLVKVDGYRTVYGRNPDKGSICWVLKKEMLRFSHRVPCWRIRGGERTDDLPECCWDLDPAATQDGLILQQQLEQEEAEAGKLKVIS, from the exons ATGGCCAAAGAAGAGGAGGCTCGTAGGGCTAAAGAGGAGGCTGAAAAAAGATTTGTTGAGAAAGACTACAATGGAGCATGTACCTATGCTTTGAGAGCTCAGATTCTTTGTCCCAGCTTGGAGggtataaaagaaatgaaagctACATTTGATGTCTATGCTGCATCTGAGAGAAAATTCAAAGGGGAAACTGATTTTTATGCAATTTTTGGTCTAAAACCATATGCCGTTATGGCTAGACTCATCGGACAGTTTACAGAGATGTATCGTCTACTCAACCCTTATTGTAACAAAACTGTTGGGGCAGATGGGGCATTTAACCTTCTCTCGGAAGCATGGAATACATTGTCCAACCTAAGTGAACGAACCTCGTACGATATCAGGAGAAATACTAG GGGTGATTCCTTTTGGACAAAATGCACCACTTGTAACGTTCAGTATGAGTATCTCCTGAAGTACGTGAACAAAAAACTATCCTGCAAGAATTGTCGTGGTATTTTCATGGCAATTAACAAAGGGATAGGACCTCCAGATGGCTCGTATCCTTTTTTTGattgtcaacattttcctgcTCCTGAAAACTGTTATGCAAATCAACGTGGGACTATTACAAATATCCCAACCACAAATAGAGTCGCTGTATCTAAATCTAATAGGAAATCGTATTCTGGATCTTCAGTGGAGGTTGGTGATACAAATATAACCATCCCTCTTGAGGCACACCCTATAGGGAATGGCAATAAAAGCACGAGATCTCTTCACGAGCCTTCCAAACTGTGCAAGCCCTCAAGGAGAAAGAGTTTTGATGACACAGGCGTAGAAACGCCTTCATGTAATCTATCAGATATGGGACCACCAGTGTCAATTTTTGACTCagaaaagttattaattaatagggCATTGTCTGAATTAAGAAAGAAGTTGCCAGAGATAAGGAAAGCTGATGCTGAAGTAGCTGCACTGAAGAAAAACCTAGCAAATTTACCTCAgaaagcagcagcagcaggaaAATCTGTAGGAGAGGTGGTTCTGTCTAACAAGCCTAGTACTGCCGCAATTTCTGGCACAGTTGGACTTCAATCAGTGGTGAGGAGGAGGGCATCAATGCGCATGACGGTTCCTATctctgattttcacaattttgaCAATGATCGGGCTGAGCAATGCTTCAAGGCGAAGCAGATATGGGCGATCTACGATGAAGAAGATGCTATGCCACGTCTGTACTGTCTGATTGATCAAGTGATTTCAGTCTCACCGTTTAAAGTTGCAATCAGTTACATGAACTCCATAACTGATGCGGAGTTCGGGTCAGTGAATTGGATAGAATCTGGATTTACGAAATCTTGTGGAAAATTTAGAACATCAAACATTGATGTTGTTGAAGAAGGGAACATCTTTTCTCATGTATTGAgcagagaaaaaataaaacggGGAGGATGCCTTAGAATTTATCCTAGGGGCGGGGATATATGGGCCATATACAAGAACTGGTCATCGGAATGGAACAGGGAGACCCCCTCTGAAGTTAGGCATCAATATGAGATGGTGGAAGTTATGATGGattatgatgaagaagatggggTTTGCATGAGTCCACTGGTGAAAGTAGATGGTTATAGGACTGTGTATGGGAGGAACCCAGATAAGGGTTCCATTTGTTGGGTTTTGAAGAAGGAAATGTTGAGATTCTCACATCGTGTTCCTTGTTGGCGAATTAGAGGTGGAGAAAGGACTGATGATCTGCCAGAATGTTGTTGGGATCTGGACCCTGCCGCAACCCAAGATGGCCTTATCCTTCAACAGCAGCTAGAACAAGAAGAAGCTGAAGCTGGGAAACTTAAAGTGATATCTTAA